From the genome of Fundidesulfovibrio putealis DSM 16056:
GGAGGCACCACCAACACGCCCTCCCTGGCCGCCGCCTCCCAGGCCTTCAAGGAAGTGGCCCCCGCCCTGGCCGAGGAGGTCGTGGCCCAGGCGGGCCTCGGCTACGCCGTGGCCTATCCCTTCGGCATCTTCGGCATCATCCTGGTGATGCTCCTCATCCGCATGGTGTTCCGCATCGACCCCGGCAAGGAACTGAGCCAGATGGAGGAGCAGGCCCGGCTCCTGAATCCCCCCCTTGAGACCATGACCCTGGAGGTCCAGAACCCCAACCTGGACGGCATGGCCCTGGGCGGCGTTCCCGGAATCGGGGAGATGGGCGTGGTGGTCTCGCGGATCATGGCTGACGGCGTCATGCACGCTGCCACTCCGGAGACCCATCTCAAGCGCGGCATGCTGATCCACGCGGTAGGCAGGCCCGCCGAGCTGGAAAAGCTGCGCATCCTGGTGGGCGTGGCCAGCGCCACCGACCTGCCGCGTCTCCCCGGCCCGCTGAAGAAGCGCCGCTTCGTGGTCACCCAGCGCGGCGTGGTGGGCAAGACCGTGCCGGAGCTGAACCTCGCCCAGCGCCACGAGGTGACCGTCACCCGCATTACCCGTTCCGGCACCGAGTTCTCGCCCGGTCCGGGCGTAACCCTGCATTTCGGCGACATCGTGGGCTGCGTGGGCGCACCCGAGCAGCTGGCCGTGGTGGAGCGCATCCTGGGCAACTCCGCCAAGGACCTGGACCATCCGCACATCCTGCCCATCTTCGTGGGCATCCTCCTGGGAACAGTTCTGGGCAGCGTGCCCGTGGCCCTGCCGGGGCTGCCTTCGGGCATCAAGCTCGGCGTGGCGGGCGGGCCGCTCCTGGTGTCCATCCTGCTCTCGCGGCTGCATCATTTCGGCGGCATGGTCTGGTACATGCCCCAGAGTGCCAACCTCATCCTGCGCGAGGTGGGCATCAGCCTGTTCCTGGCCTGCGTGGGGCTCAAGGCGGGCGACCGCTTCGTGGACGCCGTGACATCCGGGGCCGGGCTCTACTGGCTGCTGGCCGGAGCCTGCATCACTTTCGTGCCGCTCATGATCGCCGGGCTCGTGGGGCGCATCTTCCTGAAGTGCAACTACGCCTCCATGTGCGGGCTGCTGGCCGGAAGCATGACCGACCCGCCCGCCCTGGCCTTCGCCGGGCAGATGCTCGGCAGCGACGCCCCGGCCTCGGTGTACGCCACCGTGTACCCGCTGGTGATGATCCTGCGCATTCTGGCCGGGCAGTTGCTGGTGTTGCTGCTGTATTCGGTGTGATGCCGAGAGGGGAGATTACTGAGAAAGAGGGGCGCTCCGGCATGGAGCGCCCCTCTTTCAATTTCAGCCTCCGGCGGCCAAAGGGCTCCGCCCTTTGGAAACCCTGACGGGGGTGCCGGGTTGTCTGGCGTCGTGTGGTTCCTGAAGCGGTCAACGTAAGCGCCAAAAGCAGGATGTGAGGCGGCTAGCGCCGCGCCTCCACCTTGGACAGCTTCTCCCAATAGCGGATCAGCGCCCCGTGGTCCGCGTTGCCCAGGCCGTCGGCCTTGAGCGCCTGCATGATCTCCATCACCTGCGCCGTCATGGGCAGGCTCACGTTCAGCTCGTGAGAGGTCTCCAGCACGTTGTGCAAATCCTTGGCGTGCAGGTTGATGCGGAACCCCGGCGTGAACTTGCCGTCCATCACCAGCGGAGCCTTGGCGTCCAGCACCGTGCTCCCGGCCAGCCCGCCACGGATGGCCTGATAGACCAGGTCAGGGTTGACGCCGGATTTCGCGGCCAGCACCAGCGCCTCGGACATGGCCGCGATGTTCACCGCCACAACGATCTGGTTGCACAGCTTGGCCACGTTGCCAGCGCCGATGTCGCCCACGCGCACCACCGAGGCGGCCATGGCCTGCATCACGGGCAGGCACTCGTCGAAATCGGCCTGCGCGCCGCCGATCATGACGGACAGGGTGCCCTCGATGGCCTTGGGTTCGCCGCCGCTCACCGGGGCGTCCAGCATGCGAACGCCCTTTTCGGCCAGGGCAGCCGCGATCTCCCGGCTGGCCAGGGGCGCGATGGAACTCATGTCCACCACGATGCTTCCCTTGGCCGCGCCTTCCGCCACGCCGTTCTCGCCCAGCACCACTTCGCGAACCTGGGGCGAGTTGGGCAGCATAGTGATGATCACGTCAGACTTGGCGGCCACCTCCTTGGGCGAGGCAGCGGCCACGGCCTTGCCGTCGCTGCCGCTCACGATGAGGTCCACGTCCTTCCGGGTGCGGCTGTACACGGTCAGCTGGTATCCGGCCTTGAGGAGGTTTCGGCACATGGGCTTGCCCATGATGCCAAGGCCGATGAAGCCTATGCGTTTCATATGATGCTCCTTTGATTCCGGTTAGAGCGAGTATCCGAATTCCTTGATGAACCCGAGCGAGGCCACGGTGTCCGGCGCGGGCACGTACTCCAGGCCCACGTGCCCCTGGTAGCCCAGGCGGTCCATCTCCGCGAACAGGAATGGGTAGTTGATCTCGCCGGTGCCGGGCTGATGGCGGCCCGGATTGTCCGCCACCTGGATGTGGCCGATCCGGGGCAGGTGGGCGCGCAGGGTGGCGGCCAGTTCGCCTTCTTCCCGCTGTGCGTGATACATATCGTATTGCAAATAGGCGTTCGATCTGTCCACTTCATCCAGCAGGGCCAGGGTCTGGTTTGTGCCGTGCAGGAAGAAGCCCGGGATGTCCTTGCGGTTGATGAACTCCACCAGGAGCGAGAGCCCTTCGCCAGCCAGCACGTCGGCGGCGTGGCGCAGATTGTCGACCAGGGTGCGCCGCATGAGCGCTTCACTGGCTCCGGGCGCGGCCTTTCCGGCCAGGCAGTTCAGGCGTGGCACGCCAAGCGCCTTGGCGTAGGCGACGGCCTTGGCCACGCCGTCGCGGAACTCCTCGGTGCGGGCCGGGTCCACGGCGATGCCCCGGTCGCCGGCGCCCCAGTTCCCGGCAGGCAGGTTGAAGAGCACCTGGGTCAGGCCGTTTTCGGCCAGCAGGTCGGCCAGCTGGGCCGGGGGGTATTCGTAGGGGAAGAGGTACTCCACCGCCGAAAACCCGGCGGAGCGGGCGGCGGCGAAGCGCTCCAGGAACGGCAGCTCCGTGAACAGCATGGACAGGTTGGCGGAAAACTTCGGCACGGGGGACCTCCTTGCGGTGGTGTGGGAATACGGTTGCGCTCAGCTGCCGGGGGATTCCAGGCGCAGAGCGTCCAGCGACTGCGAGATGTGGCGGCGCATGGCCTCGCCGCTGGCTGCGGCGTCGCCGCGCGACAGGGCCTCGATGATGCGCAGATGGTCGGACACGGT
Proteins encoded in this window:
- a CDS encoding putative transporter, whose translation is MNWFVQLFNAHSAAQAVVVLGLAITLGLAFGHIRFFGIRLGVGGVLFSGLAVGHFGLSLNHEVLEFAREFGLILFVYTIGMQVGPGFVDSLRRRGFRLNAMATLIVILGVLLTVAFHLWGGLPLGTAVGLFSGGTTNTPSLAAASQAFKEVAPALAEEVVAQAGLGYAVAYPFGIFGIILVMLLIRMVFRIDPGKELSQMEEQARLLNPPLETMTLEVQNPNLDGMALGGVPGIGEMGVVVSRIMADGVMHAATPETHLKRGMLIHAVGRPAELEKLRILVGVASATDLPRLPGPLKKRRFVVTQRGVVGKTVPELNLAQRHEVTVTRITRSGTEFSPGPGVTLHFGDIVGCVGAPEQLAVVERILGNSAKDLDHPHILPIFVGILLGTVLGSVPVALPGLPSGIKLGVAGGPLLVSILLSRLHHFGGMVWYMPQSANLILREVGISLFLACVGLKAGDRFVDAVTSGAGLYWLLAGACITFVPLMIAGLVGRIFLKCNYASMCGLLAGSMTDPPALAFAGQMLGSDAPASVYATVYPLVMILRILAGQLLVLLLYSV
- the hyi gene encoding hydroxypyruvate isomerase, which codes for MPKFSANLSMLFTELPFLERFAAARSAGFSAVEYLFPYEYPPAQLADLLAENGLTQVLFNLPAGNWGAGDRGIAVDPARTEEFRDGVAKAVAYAKALGVPRLNCLAGKAAPGASEALMRRTLVDNLRHAADVLAGEGLSLLVEFINRKDIPGFFLHGTNQTLALLDEVDRSNAYLQYDMYHAQREEGELAATLRAHLPRIGHIQVADNPGRHQPGTGEINYPFLFAEMDRLGYQGHVGLEYVPAPDTVASLGFIKEFGYSL